CGGAGCTCAAGGTGATGGCCGCCCGGCTGTCCGAAAAAGCGTCGGCGTTCCAGGTCTAGCCCGGAGCGTTCCTCCCGAACAGCGACGCGAACGCGCGGCAGCGGTCGAACTTCAGGTAGGGCATCACCCCGGCCGTGGCCGAGTCGGTCATCGGCATGAACTTCCCCTTCGCGCGCGCGAGCACCTTTCCCGACCGGAGCAGTTCCCCTTCCGTGTAGGCGATCCGCCCCGCATCCTCGACCAGCCGGCCGACGATCTCGACCGGCTCGCCGACCGGAATGGGGCCGAGGTATTTCAGCGTCAGCTCGGCCGTGACGTACATCGGGTGCCGATCGCCGAACACCGTGGCCGCCCAGCCCATCGTCTCGTCGAGCAACGCGGCGACCACCCCCCCGTGGGCGATCCCCTTGTAGCCGTTCACGTGCGCCGGGAGGGAAAGCCGCGCCCGGACCGCGCCCTCCTCGACAAAGAAGGCGGTGCGGACCCCGTGGACGTTCTCGTCCCCGCAAAGAAAGCAGCCGGAGGAATGCGGAAGGTATTCCCGGTCGTCGTTCGTCATGGCGCGTTCTCCTTCACCCATCGATTCGTCCCTCGGCGACGCCCCGGCCCTGGAAGCTGTCGCGCCGCGCCAGCGTGCGCGTCACGTCGTGCGCGAGACGCTCGCCGTCCTGCTCCCATCGGGGCGCCAGCAGCAATCCATCGGACGTCGTGCCGGATAGCCGCATCACTGCGATCTCGGGCGACAGGAGCTCCAGGAAGTCGGCGCATGCCGCGACGTATTCGCCGTATCCGGGCACCCCGAATTGACCGTCCCGCCATTCGCGCTCGGCCCGCGTCCCCGCCACGACGTGGAAGTGGTGCAGCTTGACGCCCTGGACGCCGAGACCCGAGAGATATGCAGCCGTATCGAGGAAATTCGCGGGGGTGTCGCCGGGAAGACCGTAGATCAGGTGCGCGCCGACGTCGATCCCCGCGGCGCGAAGCGCCCCGACGGCCCGCCCGAAGTCGGCGACCGTGTGCCCTCGCCCGATCCGAGCCAGCACCGCGTCGGACAACGACTGCAAGCCCACCTCGATCATCAGGTAGCGCTCCCGGGCCAGCGACCGGAGGACCTCGATGATCTCCGGCCCGAGGCAGTCGGGGCGCGTCGCTACGACCAGCCCGTCGACCTCCGGGTGAGCCAGCGCCTCGCGATAGCGCCGGTCGAGCGTCTCCGAATCGGCATGGGTGTTGCTGAATCGCTGGAAATAGGCGAGGTAGCGCAGCCCGGACCTTTTTGCCCACGCCGCCTTGCGTCCCGCCCGCATCCGGTCGATCCCTTCCCGAAGCTGCTCGGCCACGGGGAGGGCGGCGTGCCGGATGCCGGGCGTGAATCCGTCGTTGTTGCAGTAGAAGCAGCCCTCGCCGACCGCATCGCGGTTGGGGCAGGAAAACCCCCCGTCGATGCCGACGCGGATCGCAGACGTCCCGAGACGCCGGCGAATCCAGGCGCCGTAGTTGTTGTAGCGCAACTCGGAATTGAGCGGGGGCGGGACAAGACGGGGCAATGCTTTTCAGCCGCCGACGCGCGACATCGGCTCGGCCGCGGTGGGCGTCGTACCGCTGCCGCACAAATCGTGCCCCTCGGGCTTGGATGCGACCGCTTGGCGGATCATCGAGGCGACGGCCGCGTCGTCGCCTCCCCCCCGCATCAGGCCGCGAAGGTCGAGCGTCTCCCGGCCGAACAGGCAGTTGCGCAGCCGGCCGACCGCCGTGAGGCGCAGGCGGTTGCAGTCGGAGCAAAACTTGCGCGAGACCGGCGAGATGAGCCCGACGCGGCCCGCGAATCCCGGAATGTGGTATTCGAGCGCGGCAGCCGTCCTGCGGCCGGCCGCTTCCCGGACACCGGGCAAGGCCAGGATGCGGGCCCGCACGCCGTCGGCGGAGACGTACCCTTCGGACGGCGAACAGCCGATCGGCATCCGCTCGATGAACCGGACCGTGACGGGGGTCTCGCGCGCCATCGCGAGGAAGTCGTCGACCTCGCCCGGCAGCAGGCCGTGGAGCAGCACAACGTTTATCTTGACGGGCGCGAGCCCCGCGCGCAGCGCCCCGTCGATGCCGGCCAGCACCTCGGGAAGCCGGTCTCGGCGGGTGATCTCGGCGAAACGGTCGCGCCGGATCGTGTCGAGGCTGACGTTGACGCGGCGAAGCCCCGCCGCCTTGAGCCCCGGGGCCAGCTCGGCCAACCCGATCCCGTTGGTCGTCATCGCCAGGTCGTCGATGCCCGGGAGGCGGGCGAGATCGCGCACGAAATCGACCACGCCTCCCCGCACCAGCGGCTCGCCGCCGGTCACCCGCAGCTTGCGGACGCCGAGCGAAGCCGCCACGCGGGCGATCCGGAGCAGCTCTTCGTAAGTGAGGATCTCGGAAACCGGCTTTAGGGGGATCCCTTCCGGCGGCATGCAATAGACGCAGCGCAGGTTGCACCGGTCGGTGATGGAGAGGCGAAGGTAGTCGACCGTTCGGCCGAAGGCGTCGGTAAGCATCTTTTCATTCTAGCAGAGCGGCCCGTTCCGCTTTGCTACTTCGGCTCCTTCGACCGGGCGATCGCCGCGTCGAGATCCTTCCCGGTGTCGAGAAGCGCCGGGACCCGGTTGACGGGGTCGGCGGCGAGCAGGGCATCGAGATGGGTTCGGGCCTCGGCCATCCGCTTCACGTCGCCCGACAGGATGGAGGCCATCGCCAGGTTGTTCGTCGCCTCGGGATCACCCGGCCGGATCTCGAGCGCCCGCAGGTACTGCTTCCTCGCCGCCTCGTATTCCCGTCCCGCCAGCGCCACGTTGCCCAGGTTGACGCGGGCCTGAAAGCATTTCGGGTCTTTCTTGAGCGCGCGGCCGTATTCCTTCTCGGCGAGAAAGAACTCCCCCTGCTGCTCGTAGCCAACCCCGAGCATCACGTGCTCCTCGGCGCTCAGCGGGTCGTTCAGCACGATGAATCTCGGCATGTGCCCGCAACCGCCCAGCAGGAGCATCACCAGTAACACGGGCGCGAACGGCCGCTTCATCGCTTCTTCCCCTGTGAGACGACCAGCGCGAGCCGGCCCATTTTTGCCCATTGGACATCGAGCGTCCTCGAAGTGATCACGGCGCCGGACGTCTTCCCCGTGTGGACGATGAAGCCGTCGGCCGTATAGCCGAAGGCGACGAGATAATGGGGCACGCTGTACGCCCAGATCCCCTGGTCGACGAGCATGATGACGGGCGTCCCCGCGTCGATTCTCGATTTCAGCCGCGGCAGGTCGAGATCGACCACCTCGGCGGTGAAACCG
Above is a window of Candidatus Deferrimicrobiaceae bacterium DNA encoding:
- a CDS encoding PaaI family thioesterase, whose product is MTNDDREYLPHSSGCFLCGDENVHGVRTAFFVEEGAVRARLSLPAHVNGYKGIAHGGVVAALLDETMGWAATVFGDRHPMYVTAELTLKYLGPIPVGEPVEIVGRLVEDAGRIAYTEGELLRSGKVLARAKGKFMPMTDSATAGVMPYLKFDRCRAFASLFGRNAPG
- a CDS encoding tetratricopeptide repeat protein, with the translated sequence MKRPFAPVLLVMLLLGGCGHMPRFIVLNDPLSAEEHVMLGVGYEQQGEFFLAEKEYGRALKKDPKCFQARVNLGNVALAGREYEAARKQYLRALEIRPGDPEATNNLAMASILSGDVKRMAEARTHLDALLAADPVNRVPALLDTGKDLDAAIARSKEPK
- a CDS encoding TIGR01212 family radical SAM protein (This family includes YhcC from E. coli K-12, an uncharacterized radical SAM protein.): MPRLVPPPLNSELRYNNYGAWIRRRLGTSAIRVGIDGGFSCPNRDAVGEGCFYCNNDGFTPGIRHAALPVAEQLREGIDRMRAGRKAAWAKRSGLRYLAYFQRFSNTHADSETLDRRYREALAHPEVDGLVVATRPDCLGPEIIEVLRSLARERYLMIEVGLQSLSDAVLARIGRGHTVADFGRAVGALRAAGIDVGAHLIYGLPGDTPANFLDTAAYLSGLGVQGVKLHHFHVVAGTRAEREWRDGQFGVPGYGEYVAACADFLELLSPEIAVMRLSGTTSDGLLLAPRWEQDGERLAHDVTRTLARRDSFQGRGVAEGRIDG
- the moaA gene encoding GTP 3',8-cyclase MoaA, producing the protein MLTDAFGRTVDYLRLSITDRCNLRCVYCMPPEGIPLKPVSEILTYEELLRIARVAASLGVRKLRVTGGEPLVRGGVVDFVRDLARLPGIDDLAMTTNGIGLAELAPGLKAAGLRRVNVSLDTIRRDRFAEITRRDRLPEVLAGIDGALRAGLAPVKINVVLLHGLLPGEVDDFLAMARETPVTVRFIERMPIGCSPSEGYVSADGVRARILALPGVREAAGRRTAAALEYHIPGFAGRVGLISPVSRKFCSDCNRLRLTAVGRLRNCLFGRETLDLRGLMRGGGDDAAVASMIRQAVASKPEGHDLCGSGTTPTAAEPMSRVGG